Proteins from one Ketobacter alkanivorans genomic window:
- the trhP gene encoding prephenate-dependent tRNA uridine(34) hydroxylase TrhP, giving the protein MLKPELLSPAGTLKSMRYAFAYGADAVYAGQPRYSLRVRNNEFNKEENLATAIDIAHRLGKQFYLATNLAPHNDKIRSFVRDMEPIVAMKPDALIMSDPGLIMMVRENWPDQVVHLSVQANAVNWATVKFWQQQGVSRVILSRELSLNEIEEIRQRVPEMELEVFVHGALCIAYSGRCLLSGYMTHRDSNQGACTNSCRWKYDTHEAKETPEGDIVAVEKFDPMATQSTQDKIFLLQEEGRPGEYMPAYEDEHGTYIMNSKDLRAVQHVKRLAEMGIHSLKIEGRTKSHFYVARTAQIYRRAIDDAANKADFDWTLMDQLEGLAHRGYTEGFYRRHLPAEFQNYEENSSNSGTQQFVGEVTEYDRSKGLMTITVKNRFAVGDQLELMTPAGDHVFTLNHIETTKGETVDVAKGDGWTVRIPAPADFDPEYAMLMRNKAAGG; this is encoded by the coding sequence ATGCTCAAACCGGAATTACTGTCCCCCGCCGGGACACTCAAAAGTATGCGTTACGCATTCGCCTACGGCGCCGATGCAGTCTACGCAGGCCAGCCCCGCTACAGCCTGCGGGTACGCAACAACGAATTTAACAAAGAGGAAAACCTGGCCACAGCGATCGACATTGCTCACCGTTTAGGCAAACAATTCTATCTCGCCACCAACCTGGCACCACACAACGACAAAATCCGCTCATTTGTTCGCGATATGGAACCGATCGTAGCCATGAAACCGGATGCCCTCATCATGTCAGATCCCGGCCTGATCATGATGGTGCGGGAGAACTGGCCCGATCAGGTTGTGCATCTCTCTGTACAGGCAAACGCAGTCAACTGGGCAACCGTGAAATTCTGGCAACAGCAAGGCGTATCTCGCGTGATTTTATCCCGCGAATTATCTCTGAATGAAATTGAGGAAATCCGTCAACGGGTACCGGAAATGGAGTTAGAAGTATTCGTTCATGGCGCGCTATGCATCGCCTACTCAGGGCGCTGCCTGCTATCCGGCTACATGACGCACCGAGACTCTAATCAGGGAGCCTGCACCAATTCCTGCCGCTGGAAATACGACACCCACGAGGCCAAAGAAACGCCAGAAGGTGATATCGTCGCCGTGGAAAAATTTGACCCGATGGCAACCCAATCCACGCAGGATAAGATATTCCTGTTGCAGGAAGAAGGCCGGCCAGGGGAATACATGCCCGCTTATGAAGATGAGCATGGTACCTATATTATGAACTCGAAAGACCTGCGAGCAGTGCAACATGTAAAGCGGCTCGCTGAAATGGGCATTCACTCATTAAAAATCGAAGGCCGCACCAAATCTCATTTTTACGTGGCTCGAACCGCACAGATATACCGCCGCGCCATAGACGATGCTGCAAACAAGGCAGACTTCGACTGGACGCTGATGGATCAACTGGAGGGATTGGCCCACCGCGGTTACACGGAAGGTTTCTATCGTCGCCACCTGCCAGCTGAATTTCAGAATTACGAGGAGAACAGCTCCAATTCCGGCACTCAGCAGTTTGTAGGGGAGGTTACAGAATACGACCGCAGCAAAGGCCTGATGACAATCACCGTGAAAAACCGGTTTGCCGTGGGTGACCAGCTGGAGTTGATGACCCCAGCGGGCGATCATGTTTTTACACTCAATCACATAGAGACCACCAAAGGTGAGACTGTGGACGTGGCCAAAGGCGACGGCTGGACTGTGCGCATCCC
- a CDS encoding Hcp family type VI secretion system effector — protein sequence MPTPAYMSIEGELQGLITAGNFTEASVGNIYQEGHEDQVLVEAFKHNIILPRDPQSGQPTGQRVHQPVTITKIFDKCSPLLYSALTSGERMVGCKIEWWRTSATGTQEHYFTIELEDAIIVDIKAYMPNCQDPGQSHFTHLEDVSFTYRKITWTHEISGTSGHDDWRVLKV from the coding sequence ATGCCAACACCCGCGTATATGAGTATCGAAGGCGAACTTCAAGGTTTGATTACCGCTGGCAACTTCACTGAGGCAAGCGTTGGTAACATTTACCAGGAAGGTCATGAAGATCAGGTTCTGGTTGAGGCGTTCAAGCACAACATCATCCTGCCACGTGATCCACAGAGTGGTCAGCCTACTGGTCAGCGTGTTCACCAGCCAGTAACCATCACTAAAATTTTCGATAAGTGCTCTCCTTTGCTGTATTCCGCGCTGACTTCCGGTGAGCGTATGGTTGGTTGCAAAATCGAATGGTGGAGAACTTCCGCTACTGGAACTCAGGAGCATTACTTCACGATCGAGCTGGAAGACGCCATCATTGTAGACATCAAGGCTTATATGCCTAACTGTCAGGATCCTGGTCAGTCTCACTTTACTCACCTGGAAGACGTGTCCTTTACTTACCGCAAAATCACGTGGACTCACGAGATTTCCGGTACTTCCGGTCATGACGACTGGCGCGTACTTAAAGTGTAG
- a CDS encoding DUF6901 family protein, translating to MSTEEKSIRYQIFFKTQDYVFDQTIELNDDTYEHAAPEEDIPDWCKLAFKKCPNCTLNDIWHEYCPLAVRLIPFVKLPACNSYDDVRAEVTMDNKTVLAETSAQEAFSSLLGLVMATSGCPHTRFFKPMAWYHNPFSTPEETMYRACTTYLFSNFLHNRDGKKLNFEALKKIYINIHQINVHIAARIKNYSDTDSALNAIVLLDLITNDLPIAVDEDLTELKQLFESHKNLFN from the coding sequence ATGAGCACAGAAGAAAAGTCGATCCGCTATCAAATATTTTTCAAGACACAGGATTATGTGTTCGATCAGACCATCGAGCTGAACGACGATACCTATGAGCACGCCGCCCCTGAAGAAGACATACCCGACTGGTGCAAACTCGCCTTTAAAAAATGCCCCAACTGTACTCTGAACGACATCTGGCATGAGTACTGCCCGTTGGCCGTGCGGCTGATTCCGTTCGTCAAGCTGCCCGCCTGCAACTCATACGACGATGTCCGTGCCGAAGTCACCATGGACAACAAAACCGTACTGGCAGAAACGTCGGCCCAAGAGGCGTTCAGTTCATTGTTGGGCCTGGTGATGGCCACCAGCGGCTGCCCTCACACTCGATTTTTCAAGCCTATGGCCTGGTATCACAACCCGTTTTCCACTCCAGAGGAAACCATGTACCGGGCTTGCACAACCTATCTTTTTTCGAATTTCCTTCATAACCGCGACGGCAAAAAGCTCAACTTCGAAGCCTTGAAGAAAATCTACATCAACATTCACCAAATCAATGTACACATTGCTGCCCGCATCAAAAACTATTCCGATACGGACTCTGCCCTCAACGCCATCGTATTATTGGATTTGATCACCAACGACTTGCCCATCGCTGTCGATGAAGACCTGACCGAGTTAAAACAGCTTTTCGAAAGCCACAAAAATCTGTTCAATTAG
- a CDS encoding M48 family metallopeptidase codes for MEYENPRIPEGSNITPVHPLKEFAWLFTGLVALILITILSLSYLAGALAQHIPYSWEARLLDKSINKLMESRDRPDHERIERYLQGLADALAARQALPQDMKVKIHYFDGPMVNAFASLGGHIMIFRGALENVPNENALAMVIAHEIAHIKHRDPIVAYSRAITVGMALSNLVGADPGGSIGQLAGTTSALTQLSFTRQQESAADKEALRTLQDYYGHTLWSDSFFQYVVERKQGKYPPKFLSSHPNPEARIEQALTFRTEHPATSPAVATALPEFVLALKQR; via the coding sequence ATGGAATACGAAAATCCACGCATACCTGAAGGCTCCAATATTACGCCCGTTCATCCACTTAAGGAGTTCGCTTGGCTGTTCACCGGACTTGTGGCGCTGATACTGATCACCATTCTCTCTTTGTCCTATCTGGCCGGAGCGTTGGCTCAGCATATTCCGTATTCTTGGGAAGCCCGCCTGCTTGATAAGTCCATCAACAAGCTGATGGAAAGCAGGGATCGACCCGACCATGAGCGTATTGAAAGGTATCTGCAAGGCCTGGCAGACGCCCTGGCCGCGCGCCAGGCACTGCCTCAAGACATGAAGGTAAAGATTCATTACTTCGATGGCCCGATGGTGAACGCTTTTGCCAGCCTCGGTGGCCATATTATGATCTTCCGAGGCGCGCTGGAAAACGTGCCCAACGAAAACGCTCTGGCCATGGTTATCGCCCACGAAATAGCGCACATTAAACATCGCGACCCTATCGTGGCTTACAGTCGAGCTATTACCGTAGGAATGGCCCTATCTAACCTGGTTGGGGCCGATCCCGGCGGCAGCATTGGACAATTGGCCGGCACCACCAGCGCCCTGACCCAATTAAGCTTCACCCGCCAGCAGGAAAGCGCTGCCGACAAAGAGGCCCTGCGGACTCTACAGGATTACTATGGCCACACCCTGTGGTCTGACAGCTTTTTCCAGTATGTAGTGGAGCGTAAACAAGGCAAATACCCGCCCAAGTTTCTCAGCAGCCATCCCAACCCAGAGGCCCGTATAGAACAGGCGCTCACTTTCCGCACAGAACACCCAGCCACCTCGCCAGCGGTGGCCACTGCGCTACCAGAATTTGTTTTGGCACTGAAACAGAGATAA
- a CDS encoding YbjQ family protein: MDQLIIFVVLMVLGYTFGRLAETRHFKSIRKRERSLQNILIFSTRYCPPDSIPASTTLVTGSVVISVDYFKRFVASLRNLFGGPVTSYESLLERARREALLRMKEAAKAQGADMIINVKTETSPISQGIQNSMGCVEVIAYGTALTR; encoded by the coding sequence ATGGATCAACTGATCATATTTGTTGTATTGATGGTGTTGGGATACACGTTTGGGCGCCTGGCGGAAACTCGCCACTTTAAGTCTATCCGCAAGCGCGAGCGAAGCCTGCAGAATATCCTGATCTTCAGTACTCGCTACTGCCCACCGGATAGCATCCCTGCAAGCACCACACTGGTAACCGGTAGCGTGGTGATATCGGTAGACTACTTTAAACGGTTTGTAGCCAGCCTACGCAACCTGTTTGGTGGCCCGGTGACCTCTTATGAGTCACTGCTGGAGCGAGCCCGGCGGGAAGCACTCCTGCGCATGAAGGAGGCAGCAAAGGCCCAGGGAGCCGATATGATTATCAACGTTAAAACCGAAACTTCCCCCATTTCTCAGGGCATTCAAAACAGTATGGGCTGTGTGGAAGTCATTGCCTACGGCACTGCTCTGACGCGCTGA
- a CDS encoding YbjQ family protein, whose protein sequence is MTPSGGRFTMLVTNIETIPGKRVTRHLGMVQGNTVRAKHVGRDIMANFKNLFGGELKGYTELLQEARDEAVERMCAQAAAIGANAVLNVRFSTSSITAGAAELFAYGTAVVLESE, encoded by the coding sequence TTGACGCCATCAGGAGGCCGTTTCACCATGCTGGTGACCAATATTGAGACCATTCCAGGCAAGCGTGTTACACGGCATCTGGGAATGGTTCAGGGCAATACCGTGCGAGCCAAGCATGTTGGCCGCGACATCATGGCCAATTTCAAGAATTTGTTTGGCGGCGAGCTGAAAGGCTACACCGAGTTACTGCAAGAAGCGCGGGACGAGGCCGTCGAGCGAATGTGTGCACAGGCTGCGGCCATCGGTGCCAACGCGGTGCTGAATGTGCGCTTTTCGACTTCTTCGATCACGGCAGGGGCGGCGGAGCTGTTCGCCTACGGCACTGCCGTGGTGCTGGAGAGCGAATAG
- the tssA gene encoding type VI secretion system protein TssA — MSLLTAEEISLLATQPIAGDNPAGENVRLELAFEAIEQEIAKLDSFTSEDPVRWNDITATARQILLEESKDFLVACFLTRSLCEVDLLDGLNQGLQIGKGIADTFWDHAFPPKKRLRGRSQAFEWLVEKCHPLLEEFNPGANDLERIKALEINLGALDDLLLEKMAENAPNMAEFRQTFRRMRQGLEVEQANKQQSAAAPSGSQASATQVSPERATPSIAPVSGPAQVASDRDLMAVYRACQEQLRHASQHIASKNPLDSEAFRINRFITWLGVNQLPPAMATKTQLRPVSKEKMDVLNALYQEKRWQDLVVEIEQSLVKSPFWITGQRMVCEALEELNAEGPADMVKQSVRSFVKRFPDVVTLTFNDDTPFADDKTRQWVQALGQSSGGSAGSALVIDTSEISKDWEDAYRQAQDLAGEKKMREALALFQSGVSCSTSLREQALWRFNQARFCFEQGMQALALPLLESLDNQLSQQGVEEWEPQVSKRILELLLRCYQQNEVTDDRNQKIEKLHARLCKLDLALAFDLTNH; from the coding sequence ATGAGCCTGCTGACGGCGGAAGAAATCAGCCTATTGGCCACGCAACCCATTGCGGGGGATAACCCGGCAGGGGAGAACGTGCGTCTGGAGCTGGCATTTGAAGCGATTGAGCAGGAAATTGCCAAGCTGGATTCCTTTACGTCAGAAGACCCGGTGCGCTGGAACGATATCACGGCCACCGCTCGCCAGATCCTGCTAGAAGAGTCCAAGGACTTTCTGGTGGCTTGCTTTCTTACCCGTTCCCTATGCGAGGTGGATTTGCTCGATGGCCTAAATCAGGGCTTGCAGATCGGAAAAGGCATTGCTGATACCTTTTGGGATCATGCTTTCCCCCCCAAGAAGCGCTTGCGTGGACGCTCCCAGGCATTCGAGTGGTTAGTCGAGAAATGCCATCCCTTATTGGAAGAGTTTAACCCTGGTGCAAATGATCTGGAACGCATCAAGGCGCTTGAGATTAATTTGGGCGCATTGGATGACTTGCTGTTGGAAAAAATGGCAGAGAATGCGCCAAACATGGCAGAGTTTCGGCAAACGTTTCGCCGTATGCGCCAGGGGCTTGAAGTTGAACAGGCAAACAAGCAGCAATCCGCTGCTGCTCCGTCCGGCTCTCAGGCATCCGCAACTCAAGTAAGTCCGGAGCGGGCTACCCCCAGTATTGCCCCTGTTAGTGGGCCGGCCCAGGTTGCCAGTGATCGAGACCTGATGGCAGTGTATCGCGCCTGTCAGGAGCAGCTACGTCATGCCAGTCAACATATCGCGTCTAAAAACCCGTTAGATAGCGAGGCCTTCCGCATCAACCGTTTCATAACCTGGTTGGGCGTGAATCAGCTACCTCCGGCCATGGCTACCAAAACCCAGTTACGACCAGTATCCAAAGAGAAAATGGACGTGCTGAATGCGCTATATCAAGAGAAGCGGTGGCAGGATCTAGTGGTGGAAATCGAGCAAAGCTTGGTGAAATCACCGTTTTGGATAACCGGACAGCGCATGGTGTGTGAAGCGCTTGAGGAGTTGAATGCAGAAGGCCCTGCGGACATGGTTAAACAAAGCGTGCGGAGTTTTGTTAAGCGCTTCCCGGATGTAGTCACACTGACATTTAATGACGACACGCCCTTTGCAGATGACAAAACGCGCCAGTGGGTACAGGCCCTCGGGCAGTCCAGTGGCGGCAGCGCTGGCTCGGCGTTGGTGATCGATACCTCCGAAATCAGCAAAGACTGGGAGGACGCGTATAGACAGGCCCAGGATCTTGCTGGTGAGAAGAAAATGCGAGAAGCACTGGCGCTGTTTCAGAGTGGAGTGTCCTGTTCTACGTCGTTACGGGAACAGGCACTGTGGCGTTTTAATCAAGCGCGTTTTTGTTTCGAACAGGGCATGCAGGCGTTGGCCTTGCCATTGTTGGAAAGCCTGGATAACCAGCTCTCCCAACAGGGAGTGGAGGAGTGGGAACCCCAGGTATCAAAACGGATTCTTGAATTACTGTTGCGCTGTTATCAGCAGAATGAAGTTACAGATGACAGGAATCAAAAGATAGAAAAGCTGCATGCCCGGTTGTGCAAACTCGATCTGGCGTTGGCATTCGATCTAACCAACCATTAA